The sequence below is a genomic window from Bos javanicus breed banteng chromosome 21, ARS-OSU_banteng_1.0, whole genome shotgun sequence.
GAGGCCACACACCTTCACTTCTGTTTGTGAGAGTGAGCTGCGAAGTCCTGCCTCGCTCAGGGGCTGAGCAGGAGTTGCCCCTTCTGCCTCTTGAAGGGAGGAGGATGGAAGAATTTGTGGACCCCTTTTTAAACTGGTGCAACCTGTCAGACAGTAATGAGCAGGGAAAGGAGACCAGAGTGCCCGAGTTGTccgaggaggaggggatgattgTGTGTGAACAGGGTGGCCAGCGAGGTGACACAAGGAGGGTGTCCTTGAACCAGAGACCCGGAGTTAGGAAGAGAAGTAGCTGCTCGGAGATAGAGAAAGGGTCGTGTCAACCAGCGGGGACAAGGGAGAGAGCAGGCCGCATCAGGGAGGAGCCCGGGCTCAGGCCTCAGCAGCTCGAGCCCAGAGCCTGTTTCCTGAGGTGAGGAGGGCTGCTGGGGCGGGAAGCTAAGAGCTGGACCTCAGCCCTGTTGAGGTGGACGAGCCCATGGGGTGTCCCAGGGACATGTCAGGAGAGCAGTCTGAGTGTTCTGGCCTGCATCCGGGAGAGGATTCACTCAGCTCAGGGTGGACTTGGGGTCGTGGGCATACAGATGGCATTTAAAGCCACGAGCATGTTAAAGTCACCAGGCGGGTGCCAGTGGAGAGAGATGGGCTGCAAGGGTAGAGCTGTGGGGCACCCCACATTCCAAGGATGAGAAGGGCACAAGGGACTGAGGAATAACCgcagggagggcagggcctggagcccagggagagACATGCTGGGGCGGGCATGGGGGAGggcaaggaggggagggggcttgaTAACATGCGTTCCTGGAACCCCCAGGGAGCTGCCCTGCAGGGCAGGGCCCACTGCCTGCTGGTAGAGAGCTGGAGACCGGGCGGGGAGGGGGACTGTAGAGGCCACTCCCAGGAAGCTTTCAGAGACCAGCAGAGGGTGCtgcagggagccctggaggaggaatctgCTGGTTCCCCTTGTGTGGTTGGAAGgcgagagaagggagaggacGTGCTGACCGGGCTGATGGGGGTGAACCCATAGGCAGCTGGTTTGCTGGACCAGAGCAGGAATGATGGCAGGTGGTCCTGGAGCCAGCGAAGCGGGTAGTCCAGCCCTGGGGCAGGGTCATGATGAAGACAGGAGGCAAGGGCACTGGCCACAGGGGACAGGGAGCCAGCAAGCCAGCACCTCGAGGCTGCCCCTCAGTTCCTTTGAGGTCATGTctgggaaagaaggcaggacCTGGGTGACAGTGTGGCAGGGGGGACGTTTTCAGAGAGAAGGGTGTGAGGTGTGAGAGCAGGAGGGCGGCACGGGGCCCCGCAGTCACTCCCCCATGTGTCTCTGATGACAGAGCCACCCTTGCGGTGCGAGGAGCCATCCCCCAGAACAGCCCAAGGGCCTGTGCCCCAAGAGGAGAACCGTGGAGGGGCTGGCCCTCCCGTCCCCTGGCTGCCCCTGCTCACTCCTGTCTGTGGGTGTTCAGACCAGCCTGGGAAACGGAGGGCTGGGAGCCTGCGAGGACGGCACTCTCTGGTGAACTGGTACCAGTGATGACCGCTGATAGGAACACAGTGGCTGCCAAGCTGaagtgttcttttttcttattttcctccagCCTGGCTGATGGAGGCATGgatgtatttttgtaattttcgGTTTCTGTCTCTGACTCCATCAGCCCACCCTTGTGAATATCCTCATAGGAATGCCTGAGACCTGAGTGTCACAAGGCCGTCTAGGAACTGGATTGTCCCTGTGCCTGTTTCTTCAATCCTGCTCGCTTAAGAGATGGCAGTGTCTCATGAGCATGGCCCATTTATCCACAGTCAGGGCTTCCATGTAAaattgggttcagttcctgatagACTTGAGCTGCCCTGAATGTCGCTGACGAGAAGTGGTCCTCTCATGCCCAGATGCACACCCTGAAGAAGCAGGACTGGGAGCGTGCTCAGCAAGCCAGCGTGCTGGCCAACGTGGCTCAGGCATTCAAGAGTGACGAGGGCATGTCTGACGGTGAGGGCGACAGGGTCACCCTCTTCAGCTCGCCAACTCAGCTGTTGCCCAGCGGGCAGGCTGATGCCGAGACTCTGACTGTGATGCTGCAGAAGCAGCTGGACACCATCAACGAAGAGATCCAGTGGGTGATTGCAAAGTCAGCTCCCCAGAAACTCGGTTTCTCTGAGGAGCTGTCTTCTCCTAGGGACGTCTGAGTGTTCCATAGTAAGAAACCTGACCTCAGGTCTGCTTCaagaattttcagttttga
It includes:
- the LOC133234056 gene encoding liprin-alpha-1-like, with product MHTLKKQDWERAQQASVLANVAQAFKSDEGMSDGEGDRVTLFSSPTQLLPSGQADAETLTVMLQKQLDTINEEIQWVIAKSAPQKLGFSEELSSPRDV